The Gemmatimonadales bacterium genome has a segment encoding these proteins:
- the rpsT gene encoding 30S ribosomal protein S20 — protein MPRIKSAKKRMRQTKTRTARNKATRSELRTAIKKVRTASSPAEAASALKEAEQMIDRAGRKNIIHRNTAARTKSRLAKSAKK, from the coding sequence TTGCCCCGCATCAAGTCCGCCAAGAAGCGCATGCGTCAGACCAAGACGCGTACCGCCCGGAACAAGGCCACTCGCAGCGAACTGCGCACGGCGATCAAGAAGGTCCGTACGGCGTCGTCCCCGGCAGAGGCTGCCAGCGCGCTCAAGGAAGCGGAGCAGATGATCGATCGTGCCGGCCGGAAGAACATCATTCATCGCAACACCGCCGCCCGCACCAAGAGTCGCCTCGCGAAGAGCGCCAAGAAGTAG
- a CDS encoding site-2 protease family protein: MLNDFLLALPMLLFALVAHEFAHGWAAYQQGDDTAYKLGRLTLNPIPHIDPIYTIAMPVALWFLSHGQFTFGGARPVPVITRNFRNYKRGDLIVSSAGVVTNFVLALACTALFGLLGMLYHAAGGSGTSTVETAQRMLFWGIHLNLILGVFNLIPIPPLDGSRILYHFLPTAWAVRYRSLDRFGFIPLVILLYVAQPVLGWVMTPAWMAESGLIHAVAPFAVGQGWNIFQA; the protein is encoded by the coding sequence GTGCTCAACGACTTTCTGCTCGCCCTGCCGATGCTCCTCTTTGCGCTCGTTGCCCACGAGTTTGCGCATGGATGGGCTGCCTATCAGCAGGGGGACGACACCGCCTACAAGCTCGGCCGCCTCACCCTCAACCCGATCCCCCACATCGACCCGATCTACACGATTGCGATGCCGGTGGCGTTGTGGTTTCTCAGTCACGGCCAGTTCACCTTCGGCGGCGCGCGCCCGGTCCCGGTCATCACCCGGAACTTTCGCAACTACAAGCGGGGCGACCTGATCGTGTCGAGCGCGGGGGTCGTCACGAATTTCGTCCTGGCGCTGGCGTGCACCGCATTATTCGGGTTGCTGGGCATGCTGTACCACGCAGCGGGAGGGTCCGGGACGTCGACGGTGGAAACCGCGCAGCGGATGCTGTTTTGGGGGATCCACCTCAACCTGATTCTCGGCGTCTTCAACCTGATTCCCATCCCACCGCTCGATGGCTCGCGGATCCTCTACCATTTCCTCCCCACGGCATGGGCGGTGCGCTACCGGTCGCTCGACCGGTTCGGGTTCATCCCCCTTGTCATCCTCCTCTATGTGGCCCAGCCGGTCCTCGGGTGGGTGATGACGCCGGCCTGGATGGCTGAGTCGGGGTTGATCCACGCCGTCGCCCCCTTCGCGGTGGGCCAGGGCTGGAACATCTTTCAGGCATGA
- a CDS encoding M12 family metallo-peptidase, with the protein MMRSGPLAMVAAAALAAAGCSSSSGSGGALRVSVGGLPSGVAANIAIDGPAGFHTTLNSATTLNGLAAGTYTATAASIVVGSDAYQAAQATQQVAVASGSTTSIMEQFAVVPATLQVNISGLPLGTAGAVTITGPSGYDVGATTSTTLSGLAPGDYTVTAAAVSPGGVLYAPVPATQSARVSPGAQLVAGIQYSHPESSLAITIGAVYINQAAQSTGGAVPLIPDRPGILRVFLVGSEANSATPDVRVRLYYSGALSNTYIIHAPRIGVPLGIDESDSTGSWNLILAEHQIEPGLQILVDVDPNGVVPLATRATLVYPANGVPLTMNLHSGPIYQLEFVPIVNSSDGTTGMIGDTAALTQGLRLLHPMWHYTAGIHAPFTASGGPFEPSDANDAWQLTLQQLEMLRQTEGSSSYYYGVVHLNYSSGTVGLGYIGVSTVPNYRAAIGWDALGSYPPFAEVAAETYAHELGHNLGLQHAPCGGASNPDPAFPYPNGKAGGSGFNVLTGQIVTAPSYDLMSYCSPVWISDYSYRKLLTYTQASIAAPPAATRSVLVSGVIRRSGGTLNPVLAVTAPPVMPSAPGAYRLVGTGTDGSQLFEFTFDPPQVGDAATAAVRPFVFTVPLTVSSALASLRLTGPGVDTSLSGAPRGSLLGDTTSVTATRIAADEVRFVWSAVRYPMVMIRDAATGSVLAIARGGTITLRGKTGTFVVSASDGVASTDLRLTP; encoded by the coding sequence ATGATGCGGAGTGGCCCGCTCGCGATGGTGGCCGCTGCCGCGCTCGCCGCTGCCGGGTGCTCATCGTCGTCTGGGAGCGGTGGTGCGCTGCGGGTCAGCGTCGGCGGCCTGCCGTCCGGCGTCGCGGCGAACATCGCGATCGACGGCCCGGCGGGATTTCACACCACGCTCAATTCTGCCACGACACTCAACGGGCTCGCCGCGGGAACGTACACTGCGACCGCCGCCTCGATCGTGGTGGGGTCCGACGCGTATCAGGCCGCGCAGGCGACGCAGCAAGTCGCCGTCGCGTCGGGGAGCACCACGTCGATCATGGAGCAGTTCGCGGTCGTTCCGGCCACACTGCAGGTGAACATCTCCGGCTTGCCGCTGGGTACGGCCGGGGCGGTGACGATTACCGGCCCCAGTGGGTACGATGTCGGGGCAACGACCTCGACCACATTGAGTGGGCTCGCGCCGGGCGATTACACCGTGACGGCGGCCGCTGTTTCTCCCGGCGGTGTGCTCTACGCACCGGTGCCCGCGACTCAATCGGCGCGGGTGTCGCCCGGTGCGCAGCTAGTGGCCGGGATCCAGTACTCGCATCCCGAGTCGTCGCTCGCGATCACGATCGGTGCGGTGTACATCAATCAGGCGGCGCAATCGACCGGCGGTGCCGTCCCGCTGATCCCGGACCGGCCCGGCATCCTGCGAGTCTTCCTGGTTGGGAGCGAGGCCAACAGCGCCACTCCCGACGTACGGGTACGCCTCTACTACTCGGGCGCACTGTCGAACACCTACATCATTCACGCTCCCCGGATCGGCGTTCCGCTCGGCATCGACGAAAGCGATTCCACGGGGTCATGGAACCTGATCCTTGCCGAACATCAGATCGAACCCGGGCTCCAGATCCTGGTCGATGTCGACCCCAACGGTGTCGTGCCGCTGGCCACGCGTGCCACTCTGGTTTATCCGGCGAACGGCGTACCGCTGACGATGAATCTGCATTCCGGCCCGATCTATCAGCTCGAGTTCGTCCCGATCGTCAATTCATCCGACGGCACCACCGGAATGATCGGCGACACTGCCGCGCTCACCCAGGGGCTCCGGCTACTGCATCCGATGTGGCACTACACCGCCGGGATTCATGCGCCGTTCACCGCGTCCGGCGGTCCATTCGAGCCGTCGGACGCCAACGACGCCTGGCAGTTGACGCTGCAGCAGCTTGAAATGCTCCGCCAGACCGAAGGCAGCTCGTCCTATTACTACGGCGTCGTTCATCTGAACTACAGCTCGGGGACCGTCGGCCTCGGGTACATCGGCGTGTCGACAGTACCCAACTACCGTGCTGCGATCGGCTGGGACGCGTTGGGGAGCTATCCGCCTTTTGCCGAGGTCGCCGCCGAAACGTACGCGCACGAACTCGGGCACAATCTCGGCCTGCAGCACGCACCATGCGGCGGCGCGAGCAACCCTGATCCGGCCTTTCCCTATCCGAATGGCAAGGCTGGCGGCTCGGGTTTCAACGTGCTCACCGGCCAGATCGTCACGGCGCCGTCGTATGATCTCATGAGCTATTGTTCGCCGGTCTGGATCAGTGACTACAGCTACCGGAAGTTGCTGACGTATACCCAGGCATCGATCGCGGCGCCGCCGGCCGCAACGCGCAGTGTCCTGGTTTCCGGTGTCATCCGCCGGTCGGGCGGCACCCTCAATCCGGTGCTCGCAGTCACGGCGCCGCCCGTGATGCCCAGCGCACCGGGCGCCTATCGGCTGGTGGGGACGGGCACCGACGGATCGCAGCTGTTCGAGTTCACCTTCGACCCACCGCAGGTTGGCGACGCCGCGACGGCCGCGGTTCGCCCCTTTGTCTTCACGGTGCCGCTGACCGTTTCGTCAGCGCTGGCGTCGCTGCGACTCACCGGCCCGGGGGTCGACACCAGTCTCTCCGGCGCGCCGCGTGGATCGCTCCTCGGCGACACGACGTCAGTGACCGCCACACGGATCGCCGCCGACGAAGTGCGATTCGTCTGGAGTGCTGTGCGCTATCCGATGGTGATGATCCGCGATGCGGCGACGGGCTCGGTGCTGGCGATTGCCAGAGGAGGAACGATCACGCTGCGGGGGAAGACGGGCACCTTTGTCGTCTCCGCCTCCGACGGCGTCGCGTCGACCGACCTGCGACTGACGCCGTAG
- the scpB gene encoding SMC-Scp complex subunit ScpB, whose protein sequence is MSKLSPLSQLLEAALFAANRPLTLDELEGLEPDAAAAEVRTALDELREHYDFDGHAVEIAELAGGYQILTRAVFAAAVERAQALQRQPRLSAATLETLSTIAYRQPVGRAEIEEIRGVNSGGVLRTLQERGLIEVVGRGEALGRPLLYGTTALFLETLGLNDLTDLPRAEELTIALQPHRPEADEGDDSALASVEEG, encoded by the coding sequence GTGAGCAAGCTCTCCCCACTCTCGCAACTGCTTGAGGCTGCGCTGTTCGCGGCCAATCGTCCGCTCACCCTCGACGAACTCGAGGGGCTCGAGCCGGACGCCGCCGCGGCCGAGGTGCGCACCGCGCTCGACGAATTGCGCGAGCACTATGACTTCGACGGCCACGCCGTGGAGATCGCCGAACTCGCGGGCGGTTACCAGATTCTGACTCGCGCCGTCTTTGCCGCAGCGGTGGAACGCGCCCAGGCTTTGCAGCGGCAACCGCGGCTCTCCGCGGCGACGCTGGAAACGCTTTCGACCATCGCGTACCGGCAACCGGTGGGGCGCGCCGAGATCGAGGAGATCCGGGGAGTCAACTCCGGCGGCGTGCTCCGCACCCTGCAGGAACGCGGATTGATCGAAGTGGTGGGACGCGGCGAAGCGCTGGGACGACCGCTTCTCTACGGCACGACGGCGCTCTTCCTCGAGACCCTGGGCCTCAACGACCTGACCGACCTGCCGCGCGCGGAGGAACTCACCATCGCCTTGCAGCCGCACCGTCCCGAAGCAGACGAGGGCGACGACAGCGCGCTGGCGTCGGTCGAAGAGGGCTGA
- a CDS encoding segregation/condensation protein A — translation MTAAIESERGDVATTGFVVALDGFTGPLDLLLHLVREEQIDIADIPVARIADQFLRAIHALGLNQAADYLEMAGRLIRLKVQLLLPRQGDDGEWVDPRAELVRRLLEYQQIKEIARELARLAERRALRHGRGYLPPPPDLPPIPLSVDLLELLTAVERVILAIPQPVLHRVITRPLDVEGAVWRIQALLAEQNEFDWRAAFGPKPTMVEVLSTLLALLELARRGVCRLRQSTPFAPLVIAREQALPTLATA, via the coding sequence ATGACAGCGGCGATCGAGTCAGAAAGAGGCGACGTCGCCACCACCGGCTTCGTCGTGGCGCTCGACGGCTTTACCGGGCCGCTCGATCTCCTCCTGCATCTGGTGCGGGAGGAGCAGATCGATATCGCCGATATTCCGGTCGCGCGGATCGCCGATCAGTTCCTGCGGGCAATCCATGCCCTGGGGCTCAACCAGGCGGCGGACTACCTCGAAATGGCCGGCCGCCTGATCCGGCTCAAGGTGCAGCTCCTGCTCCCCCGCCAGGGCGACGACGGTGAATGGGTCGACCCACGTGCCGAACTGGTCCGCCGCCTCCTGGAGTACCAGCAGATCAAGGAGATCGCCCGCGAGCTGGCGCGGCTGGCGGAGCGTCGTGCGCTCCGTCACGGACGCGGCTATCTCCCGCCGCCGCCCGATCTTCCACCGATCCCGCTCTCGGTCGACCTGCTCGAGCTCCTCACTGCGGTGGAGCGGGTGATCCTCGCCATTCCGCAGCCGGTGCTCCATCGCGTGATCACCCGGCCGCTCGACGTCGAAGGCGCGGTCTGGCGGATTCAGGCGCTCCTTGCCGAACAGAACGAGTTCGACTGGCGCGCGGCGTTCGGACCGAAACCGACGATGGTCGAAGTGCTCTCCACCTTGCTGGCGCTCCTCGAACTCGCGCGTCGCGGTGTCTGCCGCCTTCGCCAATCCACTCCCTTTGCGCCATTGGTGATCGCCCGTGAGCAAGCTCTCCCCACTCTCGCAACTGCTTGA